One genomic segment of Hevea brasiliensis isolate MT/VB/25A 57/8 chromosome 3, ASM3005281v1, whole genome shotgun sequence includes these proteins:
- the LOC131178494 gene encoding E3 ubiquitin ligase PARAQUAT TOLERANCE 3-like, which translates to MPIHFKFFSAKEYDSFSVDSSVISVDALKQKIVELKYKSKSNSLCLGTDLDLVVVNAQTNDCYADDMLIPNNTRVLIRRVPGSRRRNPIDNTTIVVSEKQRPLSSSYCTGSNSSKISTETAVTASCRSNPANTDVSTVCSSTVNSFSTTKPNGDNGFRCDDGFGDDVFVIPRMKPVQHSKSTVDAESDEDSKIKALVNTPALDWRLEGSNGVKNGRGFGGLVKKLPPEGYVCHRCKVRGHFIQDCPTNGDPNYDCKRLRPPTGIPKSMLMPNRGGSYVLSSGATAVLQPNYHAFEKEIFGCLPSKRSWSVGDLPPELLCPLCKQVIKDAVLTSKCCFKSFCDKCIRVHLITSKLKCVCGATNILTDYLIPNMTLRDTINCILKSGPCYSSSGENAKGNSFQDKDMELALCSEPQISTTKPSAESFQEEQKPSPADVEDGANKRKLIDAPQQMTKKARTTGATDVSDVTIGPMRMKDTASQGGVMGVEEKVQQKEISSEVEKKKEEREVVKGEVKQKVVCGAKGKKKRGRSCQGVETESYMMPIGSYAHNPYWVGAQVGLEGYMAPYYAAGAMIYGLSSFGTSFNGLMNQYTFNMQ; encoded by the coding sequence ATGccgattcattttaaatttttcagTGCAAAGGAGTATGATTCCTTCTCGGTGGATAGCTCTGTTATTTCTGTTGATGCTCTGAAACAGAAAATTGTTGAATTAAAGTATAAATCTAAATCCAATAGCTTGTGTTTGGGTACTGATTTGGACCTTGTGGTCGTTAATGCCCAGACGAATGATTGTTACGCTGATGATATGCTGATCCCTAACAATACTAGGGTTCTGATTCGTCGTGTTCCTGGATCGCGACGTCGCAACCCCATCGACAATACAACTATTGTTGTTAGTGAAAAGCAACGGCCACTTAGTTCCTCTTATTGTACTGGTTCTAATTCTTCCAAGATTAGCACTGAAACTGCTGTTACTGCTTCATGCAGAAGCAACCCTGCAAATACTGATGTTAGTACTGTTTGTTCAAGTACTGTCAATAGTTTTTCCACAACAAAACCCAATGGggataatggatttcgatgtgacGATGGGTTTGGGGATGATGTGTTTGTGATTCCTAGAATGAAGCCAGTTCAGCATAGCAAGTCAACTGTAGATGCAGAATCTGATGAGGACAGCAAGATTAAGGCTTTAGTAAATACTCCAGCCTTGGACTGGCGGTTGGAAGGTTCTAATGGTGTGAAAAATGGTAGGGGTTTTGGTGGATTGGTGAAGAAATTACCACCAGAGGGTTATGTATGTCACAGATGTAAGGTGCGAGGACATTTTATTCAGGACTGCCCAACAAATGGAGATCCAAATTATGATTGCAAAAGATTGAGGCCTCCTACTGGAATTCCCAAGTCGATGCTGATGCCAAACCGAGGTGGCTCTTATGTGTTGTCAAGTGGTGCAACTGCTGTTTTACAGCCAAATTATCATGCTTTTGAGAAGGAAATTTTTGGCTGCTTGCCTTCAAAGAGATCCTGGTCTGTTGGTGATCTTCCACCAGAACTTCTCTGCCCCTTGTGCAAACAAGTAATCAAGGATGCTGTCTTGACTAGCAAATGTTGTTTCAAGAGCTTTTGTGATAAGTGTATCAGGGTTCATCTAATCACCTCTAAGTTGAAATGTGTTTGTGGGGCAACAAATATCCTTACTGATTATCTGATTCCAAACATGACGCTTAGGGACACAATTAATTGCATTTTGAAATCTGGTCCTTGTTACAGCAGCAGTGGTGAAAATGCCAAAGGAAACTCTTTCCAAGATAAGGATATGGAATTGGCTCTCTGTTCAGAACCTCAGATCTCTACAACAAAACCATCTGCAGAATCATTTCAGGAAGAGCAGAAGCCATCACCTGCTGATGTAGAAGATGGGGCAAATAAAAGAAAACTTATTGACGCTCCACAGCAGATGACTAAGAAAGCTAGAACTACAGGAGCAACTGATGTGTCTGACGTTACTATTGGGCCAATGAGAATGAAAGATACAGCATCACAAGGAGGTGTCATGGGGGTTGAGGAAAAAGTGCAGCAAAAGGAGATTTCCAGTGAGgtagagaagaaaaaggaagagagagAAGTGGTCAAGGGTGAAGTCAAGCAAAAGGTGGTTTGTGGtgcgaaaggaaagaaaaagagaggaagaAGTTGTCAAGGTGTTGAGACTGAGAGCTATATGATGCCTATTGGTTCTTATGCACATAATCCATACTGGGTTGGTGCGCAGGTGGGGTTGGAAGGATATATGGCACCTTATTATGCTGCTGGTGCGATGATCTATGGATTGAGCTCCTTTGGAACATCATTCAATGGTCTGATGAATCAATACACTTTTAATATGCAGTGA